In Acidiphilium acidophilum, one genomic interval encodes:
- the hydA gene encoding dihydropyrimidinase — MTILIRGGTIVTAEHSFRADVLCAGGTIAAIGPDLAAPHGTTIVDAGEALVIPGGIDPHTHMELPFMGTVASEDFYTGTAAGLAGGTTTIIDFVIPGPTESPLAAYHIWRARAEKAAADYSFHVAITSWSDQVHTEMGILARDHGVNSFKHFMAYKNAIMVDDGILLNSFARALELGAIPTVHAENGEAVFHLQRRLLAQGITGPEGHALSRPPAVEAEAATRAIAMAGVIGAPLYIVHVSTEGATSAIARARASGQRVFGEVLAQHLVIDESVYRNPDFGFAAAHVMSPPFRAKHHQDALWSGLASGQLQTTATDHCCFCAPQKAAGADDFTLIPNGTGGIEDRMSILWHHGVAQGRLTPQEFVQITSTNAAKIFNLHPRKGAIAPGADADLVVWDPAARRRISARTHHQNVDFNVFEGMEVQGVARHTIASGHLVFTEGDLRARRGAGRYIDRPCFAPLMQTIATRNALTQPAATPRHPPA; from the coding sequence ATGACAATCCTGATCCGAGGCGGCACCATCGTCACCGCCGAGCACTCGTTCCGCGCCGATGTCCTGTGCGCCGGCGGCACCATCGCCGCCATCGGCCCCGATCTCGCCGCACCCCACGGCACCACCATCGTCGATGCCGGCGAGGCTTTGGTCATCCCCGGCGGCATCGACCCGCACACCCATATGGAACTGCCCTTCATGGGCACCGTGGCGAGCGAGGATTTCTACACCGGCACTGCTGCGGGCCTCGCCGGCGGCACCACCACGATCATCGATTTCGTCATTCCCGGCCCCACCGAATCCCCGCTCGCCGCCTACCACATCTGGCGCGCCCGCGCGGAAAAGGCCGCCGCCGACTACAGTTTCCACGTCGCGATCACCTCATGGTCCGATCAGGTCCACACCGAAATGGGCATCCTCGCCCGCGATCACGGGGTGAACAGCTTCAAGCATTTCATGGCCTATAAAAACGCCATCATGGTCGATGACGGCATCCTGTTGAACAGTTTCGCCCGCGCCCTCGAACTCGGCGCGATCCCCACGGTCCATGCCGAAAACGGCGAGGCGGTGTTTCACCTGCAACGCCGCCTGCTCGCCCAGGGCATCACCGGGCCGGAAGGTCACGCCCTCTCGCGCCCGCCCGCCGTCGAAGCCGAAGCAGCGACCCGCGCGATCGCGATGGCCGGGGTGATCGGCGCACCGCTCTATATCGTCCACGTCTCGACCGAAGGGGCCACCTCCGCCATCGCCCGGGCTCGGGCCAGCGGCCAGCGCGTGTTCGGCGAAGTGCTCGCCCAGCATCTGGTGATCGACGAAAGCGTTTACCGCAACCCCGATTTCGGCTTCGCCGCCGCCCATGTCATGAGCCCGCCCTTCCGCGCGAAACATCATCAGGACGCCTTGTGGTCCGGCCTCGCCTCGGGCCAGCTTCAGACCACCGCGACCGATCACTGCTGCTTCTGCGCGCCGCAGAAAGCCGCCGGCGCCGATGATTTCACCCTCATCCCCAACGGCACCGGCGGCATCGAGGACCGCATGAGCATCCTCTGGCATCACGGCGTCGCGCAGGGCCGGCTCACCCCGCAGGAATTCGTCCAGATCACCTCGACCAACGCGGCAAAAATCTTCAACCTCCACCCCCGCAAAGGCGCCATCGCGCCAGGCGCGGATGCCGATCTCGTGGTATGGGACCCCGCCGCCCGCCGCCGCATCTCGGCCCGCACCCATCACCAGAACGTCGATTTCAACGTGTTCGAAGGCATGGAAGTCCAGGGCGTCGCCCGCCACACCATCGCATCCGGCCACCTGGTCTTCACCGAAGGCGACCTGCGCGCCCGGCGCGGTGCCGGCCGCTACATCGACCGCCCCTGCTTCGCCCCGCTCATGCAAACCATCGCCACCCGCAACGCCCTGACCCAACCCGCCGCCACCCCGCGCCATCCCCCGGCCTGA
- a CDS encoding Zn-dependent hydrolase, which translates to MSGIGGNLRIDAERLWASIMETAAIGATEKGGIRRLTLTDLDRAVRDWFVARCTEAGCSISVDELGNIAARRPGRDNSLPPIAIGSHLDTQPTGGKFDGVIGVLAGLEVLRTLNDAGYQTHAPIEVIDWTNEEGSRFAPAMLASGVFAGAFDRDYAYSRTDREGLSFGAELERIGYRGDEICGARRLGAFFELHIEQGPILEAEGKTIGIVTGVQGMRWYEVTVTGMECHAGSTPMHLRADALVAAARMIGAVQAVGLAHAPDAVATVGLVEVRPNSRNVIPGEVFFTIDLRHPDDAVLAAMEAALRERLEAAAREDGVAMALTRIWDSPSVHFDAGCIEAVEDAARTLGFGARRMVSGAGHDAAYIARVAPTTMVFVPCEKGISHNEAEKSEPGDIAAGADVLLRAVLATDERLAARKPG; encoded by the coding sequence ATGAGCGGGATCGGGGGTAATCTGCGGATCGATGCGGAGCGGTTATGGGCGAGTATCATGGAGACCGCGGCGATCGGGGCGACCGAAAAAGGGGGCATCCGGCGGCTGACCCTGACCGATCTCGACCGGGCGGTGCGGGACTGGTTCGTGGCGCGGTGCACCGAGGCGGGGTGCAGCATCAGTGTCGATGAGCTTGGCAATATCGCGGCGCGGCGGCCGGGGCGGGATAATTCGCTGCCGCCGATCGCGATCGGGAGTCATCTGGATACCCAGCCGACCGGGGGGAAGTTCGACGGGGTGATCGGTGTGCTGGCCGGGCTGGAAGTGCTGCGGACGCTCAACGATGCCGGTTACCAGACCCATGCGCCGATCGAGGTGATCGACTGGACCAATGAGGAAGGCTCGCGCTTTGCCCCGGCGATGCTGGCTTCCGGCGTGTTCGCCGGGGCGTTCGACCGGGATTATGCCTATTCGCGCACCGATCGGGAGGGGTTGAGTTTCGGGGCGGAGCTGGAACGGATCGGCTACCGCGGCGACGAGATCTGCGGGGCGCGCCGGCTCGGTGCGTTTTTCGAGCTGCATATCGAACAGGGGCCGATCCTTGAGGCGGAGGGCAAGACCATCGGCATCGTGACCGGCGTGCAGGGGATGCGCTGGTACGAGGTGACGGTGACCGGAATGGAGTGCCACGCCGGGAGCACGCCGATGCATCTGCGTGCCGATGCGCTGGTTGCCGCCGCGCGGATGATCGGGGCGGTGCAGGCGGTCGGGCTGGCGCATGCGCCGGATGCGGTGGCGACGGTGGGTCTGGTCGAGGTGCGGCCGAACAGCCGCAATGTCATTCCCGGCGAGGTGTTCTTCACGATCGATCTGCGTCATCCCGACGATGCGGTGCTGGCCGCGATGGAGGCGGCGTTGCGGGAGCGGCTGGAGGCGGCTGCGCGCGAGGATGGCGTTGCGATGGCGTTGACGCGGATCTGGGATTCGCCATCGGTGCATTTCGATGCCGGGTGTATCGAAGCGGTCGAGGATGCGGCGCGGACGCTCGGGTTCGGCGCGCGGCGGATGGTTTCGGGGGCGGGGCACGATGCCGCCTATATCGCGCGGGTGGCACCGACCACGATGGTTTTCGTGCCGTGCGAAAAGGGGATCAGTCATAACGAGGCGGAAAAATCCGAACCCGGCGATATCGCCGCCGGGGCCGATGTGCTGCTTCGCGCGGTGCTCGCGACCGACGAGCGGCTGGCCGCGCGCAAGCCGGGCTGA
- a CDS encoding MFS transporter gives MTERTAVSATGITWTRTDTWNFLSFAIGMLAESYAFGVASVATGWVTIPKSLLSLLLAWAPIWLIIGIAISGKLSDRLGRKKMFYITMVLYAVGALGLAFSQGYVLILLFLAIMLLASGGEMNTILVASHELMPPRHRGKATMAAVNFVSIGGLLLAIAAFSSSYGAVPVQRAVVGGFGFVIVILLLYVRGRTPESIRWLYRIDPARAEREALKFYPDQATARLAAIEADMRGLPSAPVSIRAVLREPGMVLKLVCSAMMSFGNAAGYGMITYVVGPYFFKALTDQILLAAGLAAVLSGLIFLSGDRLSRRRTLLFGYIACTGVSLVILLTRQWWHTEAIRFLALVFILNIFINIAYITEDTFKAEIWPTAMRGTMTALVRFISIGFYVVTIFATQTLSITEYLGFNLAVWAIGLCGAFLWSIFGIETGSGADLGIASGEVSPLRRRG, from the coding sequence ATGACTGAACGCACCGCCGTCTCCGCCACCGGCATCACCTGGACCCGCACCGACACCTGGAATTTCCTCTCCTTCGCCATCGGCATGCTGGCGGAATCCTACGCGTTCGGCGTCGCCTCGGTCGCGACCGGCTGGGTCACCATCCCGAAATCCCTGCTCTCCCTGCTGCTCGCCTGGGCACCGATCTGGCTGATCATCGGCATCGCGATCTCCGGCAAACTGTCCGACCGGCTCGGCCGCAAAAAAATGTTCTACATCACCATGGTGCTCTACGCGGTCGGCGCCCTCGGCCTCGCCTTCAGCCAGGGCTATGTGCTGATCCTGCTGTTCCTCGCGATCATGCTGCTCGCCTCGGGCGGTGAAATGAACACCATCCTGGTCGCCTCCCACGAACTGATGCCGCCGCGCCATCGCGGCAAGGCGACCATGGCGGCGGTCAATTTCGTCTCGATCGGCGGATTGCTGCTCGCCATCGCGGCCTTCTCCTCATCCTACGGTGCGGTCCCGGTCCAGCGCGCCGTGGTCGGCGGCTTCGGCTTCGTCATCGTGATCCTGCTGCTCTACGTGCGCGGCCGCACACCGGAATCGATCCGCTGGCTCTACCGCATCGATCCTGCCCGCGCCGAGCGCGAAGCCCTGAAATTCTACCCCGATCAGGCCACCGCCCGCCTCGCCGCGATCGAGGCGGACATGCGCGGCCTCCCAAGCGCCCCGGTCTCGATCCGCGCGGTGCTGCGCGAGCCCGGCATGGTGCTGAAACTCGTGTGCAGCGCCATGATGTCCTTCGGCAACGCCGCCGGCTACGGCATGATCACCTATGTCGTCGGCCCCTATTTCTTCAAGGCGCTGACCGACCAGATCCTCCTCGCCGCCGGTCTCGCCGCCGTGCTCTCGGGCCTGATCTTCCTCTCGGGCGATCGCCTCAGCCGGCGCAGAACCCTCCTGTTCGGCTACATCGCCTGCACCGGCGTCAGCCTCGTGATCCTGCTCACCCGGCAATGGTGGCACACCGAAGCCATCCGGTTTCTCGCGCTCGTGTTCATCCTCAACATCTTCATCAACATCGCCTACATCACCGAAGACACGTTCAAGGCGGAAATCTGGCCCACCGCAATGCGCGGCACCATGACCGCGCTGGTCCGGTTCATCTCGATCGGCTTCTACGTCGTCACCATCTTCGCGACGCAAACCCTGAGCATCACCGAATACCTCGGCTTCAACCTCGCGGTCTGGGCGATCGGCCTGTGCGGGGCCTTCCTGTGGTCGATCTTCGGCATCGAAACCGGCAGCGGTGCCGATCTCGGGATCGCCTCGGGCGAAGTCAGCCCCCTCCGTCGCCGAGGCTGA
- the nth gene encoding endonuclease III, with product MKRADIAPFLTAISQNNPTPQTELLYTTPFTLLVAVVLSAQTTDAAVNKATPALFAEAPDPAAMAALGATGIARHIRSIGLWQAKAKNVAGLSHLLLERHGGEVPDNREALEALPGVGRKTANVVLNEVFGQPTMAVDTHIFRLGNRTGLAPGATVRAVEDALIARIPKPMLRPAHHWLILHGRYICKARKPECWRCPGASWCRYQPKPTAAAARIPTELPKDPS from the coding sequence ATGAAGCGGGCCGATATCGCCCCCTTCCTCACCGCGATCAGCCAGAACAATCCTACCCCGCAGACCGAACTGCTCTACACCACCCCCTTCACCCTGTTGGTCGCCGTCGTCCTGTCCGCCCAGACCACCGATGCCGCGGTCAACAAAGCCACCCCCGCCTTGTTCGCCGAAGCGCCGGACCCCGCCGCGATGGCCGCCCTCGGCGCCACCGGCATCGCCCGGCACATCCGCTCGATCGGCCTCTGGCAGGCCAAGGCGAAAAACGTCGCCGGCCTGTCCCACCTCCTGCTGGAACGCCACGGCGGCGAGGTCCCCGACAATCGCGAAGCGCTCGAAGCCCTCCCCGGCGTCGGCCGCAAGACCGCCAACGTCGTGCTCAACGAAGTCTTCGGCCAGCCCACCATGGCAGTCGACACCCACATCTTCCGCCTCGGCAACCGCACCGGCCTTGCCCCCGGCGCCACTGTCCGCGCGGTCGAGGATGCCCTGATCGCCCGCATCCCCAAACCCATGCTCCGCCCCGCCCATCACTGGCTGATCCTGCACGGGCGCTACATCTGCAAGGCCCGCAAACCCGAATGCTGGCGCTGCCCCGGCGCGTCCTGGTGCCGCTACCAGCCCAAGCCCACCGCCGCCGCCGCGCGGATCCCGACCGAACTCCCGAAAGATCCGTCATGA
- the preA gene encoding NAD-dependent dihydropyrimidine dehydrogenase subunit PreA, which yields MADLRVDFAGIRAPNPFWLASAPPTDKAYNVERAFRAGWGGVVWKTLGDDPPVVNASSRYGAVAFNGERLMGMNNIELISDRPLEVNLREITQVKRDWPDRAMVVSLMVPCNEAAWQGILARVEETGADGVELNFGCPHGMSERGMGAAVGQVPDYVEMVTRWCKQHSRLPVIVKLTPNVTDVLAPAAAARRGGADAVSLINTVLSIAGVDLDAMAPMPTVEGIGTHGGYCGPAVKPIALRMVADIARDGATAGLPISGIGGIGNWRDAAEYIALGAGTVQVCTAAMHHGFRIVEDMIDGLANWMDEKSYGDIAAFRGRAIPRYVHWEDLNLAWATVARIDPAACIGCGLCHVACEDTAHQAITAQRLGDRRIYAVVDAACVGCNLCAHICPVRGCITMCPQPASGAKVTWREHPHNPLRGAEVVAS from the coding sequence ATGGCTGATCTGAGGGTCGATTTCGCGGGAATCCGGGCGCCGAACCCGTTCTGGCTCGCGTCCGCGCCGCCGACCGACAAGGCGTATAATGTCGAGCGGGCGTTTCGCGCCGGGTGGGGCGGAGTGGTGTGGAAAACCCTCGGCGACGATCCGCCGGTGGTGAATGCGAGCAGCCGTTATGGCGCGGTCGCGTTCAACGGCGAGAGACTGATGGGGATGAACAATATCGAGCTGATCAGCGACCGTCCGCTGGAGGTCAATCTGCGCGAGATCACGCAGGTCAAGCGCGACTGGCCGGATCGGGCGATGGTGGTGAGCCTGATGGTGCCGTGCAACGAGGCGGCGTGGCAGGGGATTCTCGCACGGGTCGAGGAGACCGGGGCGGATGGGGTGGAGCTGAATTTCGGCTGTCCCCACGGCATGTCCGAACGCGGGATGGGGGCGGCGGTCGGGCAGGTGCCGGACTATGTCGAGATGGTCACCCGCTGGTGCAAGCAGCATTCGCGGCTGCCGGTGATCGTGAAGCTGACGCCGAATGTGACCGATGTTCTGGCCCCGGCGGCGGCGGCGCGGCGCGGGGGGGCGGATGCGGTGTCGTTGATCAATACCGTGCTGTCGATCGCCGGGGTCGATCTCGATGCGATGGCACCGATGCCGACGGTGGAGGGGATCGGCACCCATGGCGGATATTGCGGCCCGGCGGTCAAGCCGATCGCGCTGCGCATGGTGGCGGATATCGCGCGTGATGGGGCGACCGCCGGATTGCCGATTTCAGGGATCGGCGGGATCGGGAATTGGCGGGATGCGGCGGAATATATCGCGCTGGGGGCCGGGACGGTGCAGGTTTGCACCGCGGCGATGCATCATGGCTTCCGGATCGTCGAGGACATGATCGATGGGCTGGCGAACTGGATGGATGAGAAATCCTATGGCGATATCGCGGCGTTCCGGGGGCGGGCGATTCCGCGCTACGTGCACTGGGAGGACCTCAACCTGGCATGGGCGACGGTGGCGCGGATCGATCCGGCTGCCTGCATCGGCTGCGGGCTGTGCCATGTCGCGTGCGAGGATACCGCGCATCAGGCGATCACGGCGCAGCGCCTTGGCGATCGGCGCATTTATGCAGTGGTCGATGCCGCGTGCGTCGGCTGCAATTTGTGCGCTCATATCTGCCCGGTGCGGGGATGTATCACGATGTGCCCGCAACCGGCTTCAGGGGCGAAGGTGACGTGGCGGGAGCATCCGCATAATCCATTGCGGGGGGCGGAGGTGGTGGCATCATGA
- a CDS encoding TetR/AcrR family transcriptional regulator, with product MTSAPDKRTHSPKTYADYPPQPAPHPPALRTASASRPRQARSAELISHILTTAERVFAESGLAGATMTRLAAAAGLPKANLHYYFGTKERLYTEVLENILALWLDATDSIQPDSHPHAALSAYIAAKMTLSRQRPYASKVFANEVLHGAIHLRSYLGLALRRKVDEKAAVIEGWIARGVMAETDPRHLFFLLWAMTQTYADFDIQIAAVLGLPTITPPAYATGEALILQLILRGCGIEPP from the coding sequence ATGACCAGCGCGCCAGACAAACGGACCCATTCGCCCAAAACTTATGCAGACTATCCGCCCCAACCGGCGCCGCATCCGCCTGCCCTGCGCACGGCGAGTGCAAGCCGCCCCCGTCAGGCCCGATCGGCCGAACTCATCAGCCACATCCTGACCACCGCCGAGCGGGTCTTCGCCGAATCCGGCCTCGCGGGTGCCACCATGACAAGGCTCGCCGCCGCCGCCGGCCTGCCCAAGGCCAATCTCCATTACTATTTCGGCACCAAGGAACGCCTCTACACCGAGGTTCTCGAAAACATCCTCGCCCTCTGGCTCGACGCGACCGACAGCATCCAGCCCGACTCCCATCCGCACGCCGCGCTCAGCGCCTACATCGCCGCGAAAATGACCCTCTCGCGCCAGCGCCCCTACGCCTCGAAGGTCTTCGCCAACGAAGTCCTCCACGGCGCGATCCATCTGCGCTCCTATCTCGGCCTCGCGCTCCGCCGGAAGGTCGATGAAAAGGCCGCGGTCATCGAAGGCTGGATCGCCCGGGGCGTCATGGCCGAAACCGACCCCCGGCACCTGTTCTTCCTGCTCTGGGCAATGACCCAGACCTACGCGGATTTCGACATCCAGATCGCCGCCGTCCTCGGCCTCCCCACGATCACCCCGCCCGCCTACGCCACCGGCGAGGCGCTGATCCTGCAACTCATCCTGCGCGGCTGCGGCATCGAACCCCCATGA
- a CDS encoding NCS1 family nucleobase:cation symporter-1, with protein MTDPALTNADLAPTTAAQRTWRWYHFVALWIGMVMCIPAYTLASSMIGVGMSWGEAVFTVFLGNLIVLIPMLLIGHAGARFGIPYAVLARASFGTTGARLPAMMRALVACGWYGIQTWFGGEMIYTLIGVLRGHPIGGAIIPGIGINAAQLVCFLAFWAMELWYVIHGMDAIRKLETYTAPAKIVICAVLLGWIYHRVGGFGPLLDKPSAFAAGGPKAGQFWSSFWPSLTAMVGFWATLALNIPDFTRFARTQRDQLIGQTIGLPVPMGLLALFSVLVTSGTVVIYGSAIWDPVSLASRMTGGAVLLALVFLLVDTISVNLAANLVGPAYDFSSLSPRHISYRTGGFITAGIAVVMMPWKILASTHGYIFTWLIGYSALLGPIAGILIVDYLFIRNRQLDVAQMYQADGRYSYRNGWNMAAVIALGLSILPNLPGFLNAAFPAAFPDVAPVFRTIYTYSWFVGIVIASVVYGVLMRGVREAERQRMQGHIGIATAGGD; from the coding sequence ATGACCGATCCCGCGCTGACCAATGCCGATCTTGCCCCGACCACCGCCGCGCAGCGGACTTGGCGGTGGTATCATTTCGTTGCGCTGTGGATCGGGATGGTGATGTGCATTCCGGCCTACACGCTCGCATCGAGCATGATCGGGGTCGGAATGTCGTGGGGCGAGGCGGTGTTCACCGTGTTCCTCGGCAATCTGATCGTGCTGATCCCGATGTTGCTGATCGGCCATGCCGGGGCGCGGTTCGGGATTCCCTATGCGGTGTTGGCGCGGGCCTCGTTCGGCACGACCGGGGCGCGGCTGCCCGCGATGATGCGCGCGCTGGTCGCCTGCGGGTGGTACGGTATTCAGACCTGGTTCGGCGGGGAGATGATCTATACGCTGATCGGGGTGCTGCGCGGCCATCCGATCGGCGGGGCGATCATTCCGGGGATCGGGATCAATGCGGCGCAGCTTGTGTGTTTCCTCGCGTTCTGGGCGATGGAGCTCTGGTATGTGATCCACGGGATGGACGCGATCCGCAAGCTGGAGACCTATACCGCGCCCGCCAAGATCGTGATCTGCGCGGTGCTGCTCGGCTGGATCTATCACCGGGTCGGCGGGTTCGGGCCGTTGCTCGACAAGCCTTCGGCCTTTGCGGCGGGGGGGCCGAAGGCCGGGCAGTTCTGGTCGAGTTTCTGGCCCTCGCTGACCGCCATGGTCGGGTTCTGGGCGACGCTGGCGCTCAATATTCCCGATTTCACCCGGTTTGCCCGGACCCAGCGGGATCAGCTGATCGGCCAGACGATCGGGCTGCCGGTGCCGATGGGGCTGCTCGCGCTGTTTTCGGTGCTGGTGACGTCGGGGACCGTGGTGATCTATGGCAGCGCGATCTGGGACCCGGTGAGCCTTGCGAGCCGGATGACCGGCGGGGCGGTGCTGCTCGCGCTGGTGTTTCTGCTGGTCGATACCATCAGCGTCAATCTGGCGGCGAATCTGGTGGGACCGGCCTATGATTTTTCATCGCTCAGCCCGCGCCATATTTCGTACCGGACCGGCGGGTTCATTACCGCGGGGATCGCGGTGGTGATGATGCCGTGGAAGATTCTGGCCTCGACCCACGGATATATCTTTACTTGGCTGATCGGGTATTCGGCGCTGCTCGGGCCGATCGCGGGAATATTGATCGTGGATTACCTGTTCATCCGCAACCGACAGCTCGATGTCGCGCAGATGTATCAGGCGGATGGCCGGTATTCGTATCGGAACGGCTGGAACATGGCGGCGGTGATCGCGCTGGGACTGAGTATCCTGCCCAATCTGCCGGGGTTTCTCAATGCGGCATTTCCGGCGGCGTTTCCCGATGTCGCGCCGGTGTTCAGGACGATCTATACCTATTCGTGGTTCGTCGGCATCGTGATCGCATCGGTCGTTTATGGCGTTCTGATGCGCGGGGTGCGCGAGGCCGAGCGGCAGCGCATGCAGGGACATATCGGGATCGCCACGGCGGGCGGGGATTGA
- a CDS encoding NAD(P)-dependent oxidoreductase, producing the protein MNETIICDRADVPDVAAGRLPPERIAAGFCEAHPPLSLDQAAIEAARCYFCHDAPCVTACPTGIDVPGFIRGIATGNLTGAGMRILRANIMGGSCARVCPTDILCEGACVRTAQQGQAVAIGALQRVATDHVMARAAASGVHPFARAAASGRRVAIVGAGPAGLACAHALARAGHEVAIFEARGKPGGLNEYGIAAYKLVDEFAAREVAFVLGIGGITIVPGRRLGRGVDLVALRRDHDAVVLAIGQAGVKALGIAGEERVHVLDAVDFIAALRQSGDRSRLAVGRRVVVIGGGNTAIDAATQAKRLGAEVVTIVYRRGRGEMSATPAEQEWALTNGVALRLWAMPVEIEGGDGVRAVRFARTSLDAAGRLVIGAEEFSIEADMVLKAVGQTLQADEADLLPALSGGRIVVDGISRETSMPGVFAAGDCIAGVDLTVQAVEDGKRAAAGIEAWFGGAGSGYG; encoded by the coding sequence ATGAACGAAACCATCATTTGTGATCGCGCTGACGTGCCGGATGTTGCGGCGGGGCGCCTGCCGCCGGAACGGATCGCCGCCGGGTTCTGCGAGGCGCATCCGCCTTTGTCGCTGGATCAAGCGGCGATCGAGGCGGCGCGGTGCTATTTTTGCCACGACGCACCGTGCGTGACGGCGTGCCCGACCGGGATCGATGTTCCCGGCTTCATTCGGGGCATCGCCACCGGGAATCTGACCGGGGCGGGGATGCGGATTTTGCGGGCGAATATCATGGGCGGGTCGTGCGCGCGGGTGTGCCCGACCGATATTCTGTGCGAGGGCGCCTGCGTTCGCACCGCCCAGCAGGGGCAGGCGGTCGCGATCGGGGCGTTGCAGCGGGTCGCGACGGATCATGTCATGGCGCGGGCGGCGGCGAGCGGGGTTCATCCGTTTGCGCGCGCGGCGGCGAGCGGGCGGCGTGTGGCGATTGTCGGCGCGGGTCCCGCAGGGCTGGCGTGCGCCCATGCGCTGGCGCGGGCCGGGCATGAGGTTGCGATATTCGAGGCGCGCGGCAAGCCGGGCGGGCTGAACGAATACGGCATCGCCGCCTACAAGCTGGTGGATGAGTTCGCAGCGCGCGAGGTTGCGTTTGTTCTCGGCATTGGGGGTATCACCATCGTGCCGGGGCGGCGGTTGGGGCGCGGGGTCGATCTGGTGGCTTTGCGGCGGGATCATGATGCGGTGGTGCTGGCGATCGGGCAGGCCGGGGTCAAGGCGCTGGGGATAGCGGGCGAGGAGCGGGTTCATGTGCTCGATGCCGTCGATTTCATCGCCGCGTTGCGTCAGAGCGGCGATCGGTCGCGGCTGGCGGTGGGGCGGCGGGTCGTGGTGATCGGGGGTGGCAATACCGCGATCGATGCGGCGACCCAGGCGAAGCGGCTGGGGGCGGAGGTGGTGACCATCGTGTATCGGCGGGGGCGGGGCGAGATGTCCGCGACGCCGGCCGAGCAGGAGTGGGCGCTGACCAACGGGGTGGCGCTGCGGCTTTGGGCGATGCCGGTGGAGATCGAGGGCGGTGATGGCGTGCGCGCGGTGCGGTTTGCCCGGACGTCGCTCGATGCGGCGGGGCGGCTGGTGATCGGGGCGGAGGAGTTTTCGATCGAGGCGGATATGGTGCTCAAGGCGGTGGGCCAGACATTGCAGGCGGATGAGGCTGACCTGCTGCCCGCCCTGTCCGGCGGGCGGATCGTGGTGGACGGGATCAGCCGGGAGACCTCGATGCCAGGGGTGTTCGCGGCGGGGGATTGCATCGCCGGGGTCGATCTGACGGTGCAGGCGGTCGAGGACGGGAAGCGCGCGGCGGCGGGGATCGAGGCATGGTTCGGCGGAGCGGGGTCGGGATATGGCTGA